In Papio anubis isolate 15944 chromosome 20, Panubis1.0, whole genome shotgun sequence, a single window of DNA contains:
- the ERFL gene encoding ETS domain-containing transcription factor ERF-like — protein sequence MDCSCVSDLLFAPPALPALWTPGFAFPDWAYKPESSPGSRQIQLWHFILELLQKEEYQGVIAWQGDYGEFVIKDPDEVARLWGIRKCKPHMNYDKLSRALRYYYNKRILHKTKGKRFTYKFNFSKVVLVNYPLLDMAAAATGSPLLLTPSPFGGAPGPDAPPLTPETLQTLFSAPRLGEPGTRTPLFTSETDKLRLDSPFPFLGSGATSYSKPPGLLGPYGRAFPEYPWNFNPYLTGPFPKLPPSLYPPHFYPNPLASSLSHLPSAGAGGGPTAVPLLASTGEGLGPERPSGLAAAPRLALPGAGGPEAALGGKEDSDSELEITDVSGCSSDSEGDEGLLVPPKAKAGKGGTGS from the exons ATGGACTGTAGCTGCGTCTCCGACCTTCTCTTCGCCCCGCCCGCCCTGCCGGCTCTCTGGACCCCCG GGTTTGCCTTCCCTGATTGGGCCTACAAGCCAGAGTCGTCCCCTGGCTCCAGGCAGATCCAGCTGTGGCACTTTATCCTGGAGCTGCTGCAGAAGGAGGAGTACCAGGGCGTCATCGCCTGGCAGGGGGACTACGGGGAATTTGTCATCAAAGACCCTGACGAGGTGGCCCGGCTGTGGGGCATTCGCAAATGCAAGCCCCACATGAATTACGACAAGCTGAGCCGGGCCCTGCG TTACTACTACAACAAGCGGATTCTCCACAAGACCAAAGGGAAGAGGTTCACCTACAAGttcaacttcagcaaagttgtgCTTGTCAATTACCCGCTGCTGGACATGGCGGCAGCTGCCACCGGCTCCCCACTCTTGCTGACCCCCAGTCCCTTCGGGGGGGCCCCAGGGCCAGATgctcctcccctcacccctgaG ACCCTGCAAACCCTGTTCTCTGCCCCACGCCTGGGAGAGCCAGGGACCCGAACACCCCTGTTCACCTCCGAGACAGATAAACTGCGTCTGGACAGCCCTTTCCCGTTCCTGGGCTCTG GTGCCACCAGCTATTCCAAGCCCCCTGGCCTGCTGGGTCCTTATGGCCGCGCCTTCCCTGAGTACCCCTGGAACTTTAACCCATACCTCACGGGCCCCTTCCCCAAGCTGCCTCCCTCTCTCTACCCCCCGCACTTCTACCCCAACCCTCTGGCCAGTTCCCTGAGCCACCTGCCCTcggcaggggcagggggaggcCCCACAGCCGTGCCCCTGCTGGCCTCGACAGGGGAGGGCCTGGGCCCCGAGCGCCCCTCGGGCCTGGCAGCGGCCCCTCGCCTGGCACTGCCGGGGGCTGGGGGTCCAGAGGCTGCCCTTGGTGGGAAGGAGGACAGCGACTCGGAGCTGGAGATTACCGACGTCAGCGGCTGCAGCTCTGACAGCGAGGGCGATGAGGGTCTCCTGGTGCCCCCCAAGGCAAAGGCAG